In one Methylocaldum szegediense genomic region, the following are encoded:
- a CDS encoding DUF6794 domain-containing protein has product MNNPLQSSRSDADQRLPRTLQEAVDQLILLLTQAEKDKIAAAPDADTIIVHFSLGAYIRKVFGLWRGNKALMASCRALNPEDASSVIIRELWARLRR; this is encoded by the coding sequence ATGAACAACCCGTTACAGTCGTCTCGTTCTGACGCCGATCAGCGTTTGCCTCGCACCCTTCAAGAAGCCGTGGACCAGTTGATCCTCCTGTTGACTCAGGCCGAAAAAGATAAAATCGCGGCCGCACCCGACGCCGACACTATCATCGTCCACTTCAGCTTGGGGGCTTACATCCGGAAGGTCTTCGGCCTTTGGCGCGGGAACAAGGCGCTCATGGCATCCTGCCGTGCCCTCAACCCCGAGGACGCCTCGAGTGTGATCATCCGGGAGCTATGGGCCAGGTTGCGACGCTAA